Proteins from one Thermobifida alba genomic window:
- the thiI gene encoding tRNA uracil 4-sulfurtransferase ThiI — protein sequence MSAPLDSVTVDARADGAAATPAQELGELCVLMKLGEIVLKGSNRHLFERRLHNNIRAAARGLPEFRISQRKGVVMLRMPDASDLDVAQLAERMRNVMGVVWVHLVRRVAKDPVVVTGVAVQAMADRSGSFAVRARRRDKRFPMTSSELAAHVGGAIKQAHPHLTVNLSKPDHTVQIEVDKDEVFVFTEGMPGQGGLPVGMSGRGLVLMSGGIDSPVAAYRMMRRGLKVDFLHFSGMPFTGPESIYKAYSLVRQLDRFQGGSRLYVVPFGKAQQQLRNSGAERLQIVAQRRLMLKTAEALADRLHATALVTGDALGQVSSQTLANITALDDAVDLPILRPLIGMDKTEIMDQARAIGTLAISELPDEDCCTMLTPRQVETAAKIADLRQIEKRLDVEEIAEHLATNVQLHRPSYFSEEETAA from the coding sequence ATGTCCGCCCCGCTCGACTCCGTGACCGTCGACGCGCGTGCGGACGGCGCGGCTGCGACCCCCGCGCAGGAGCTGGGCGAGCTGTGTGTGCTCATGAAGCTCGGCGAGATCGTGCTCAAGGGCAGCAACCGGCACCTGTTCGAGCGCCGTCTGCACAACAACATCCGCGCCGCCGCCAGGGGACTGCCCGAGTTCCGGATCTCCCAACGCAAGGGCGTCGTCATGCTGCGCATGCCCGACGCCTCCGACCTCGACGTGGCCCAGCTGGCCGAGCGCATGCGCAACGTGATGGGCGTCGTGTGGGTGCACCTGGTGCGCCGGGTGGCCAAGGACCCCGTCGTCGTCACCGGAGTCGCGGTGCAGGCCATGGCCGACCGCTCCGGCTCCTTCGCGGTGCGGGCCCGCCGCCGCGACAAGCGCTTCCCGATGACCTCCTCCGAACTGGCCGCGCACGTGGGCGGCGCGATCAAGCAGGCCCACCCGCACCTGACCGTCAACCTCTCCAAGCCCGACCACACCGTGCAGATCGAGGTCGACAAGGACGAGGTGTTCGTCTTCACCGAGGGGATGCCCGGCCAGGGCGGCCTGCCGGTGGGGATGAGCGGGCGCGGCCTGGTGCTGATGTCCGGCGGCATCGACTCCCCGGTGGCGGCCTACCGGATGATGCGCCGCGGCCTCAAGGTCGACTTCCTGCACTTCTCCGGAATGCCGTTCACCGGCCCGGAGTCCATCTACAAGGCCTACAGCCTGGTCCGCCAGCTCGACCGGTTCCAGGGAGGCTCCCGGCTGTACGTGGTGCCGTTCGGCAAGGCCCAGCAGCAGCTCCGCAACTCCGGGGCGGAGCGGCTGCAGATCGTCGCCCAGCGCCGCCTCATGCTCAAGACCGCCGAGGCCCTCGCCGACCGGCTGCACGCCACGGCCCTGGTCACCGGGGACGCGCTCGGTCAGGTCTCCAGCCAGACCCTGGCCAACATCACCGCCCTGGACGACGCCGTGGACCTGCCGATCCTGCGTCCGCTGATCGGCATGGACAAGACCGAGATCATGGACCAGGCCCGCGCCATCGGCACGCTCGCCATCTCCGAGCTGCCCGACGAGGACTGCTGCACCATGCTCACCCCGCGCCAGGTGGAGACCGCGGCCAAGATCGCCGACCTCCGCCAGATCGAGAAGCGCCTGGACGTCGAGGAGATCGCCGAGCACCTGGCGACCAACGTGCAGCTGCACCGCCCGAGCTACTTCAGCGAGGAGGAGACCGCGGCCTGA
- the aroF gene encoding 3-deoxy-7-phosphoheptulonate synthase: MVIVMAPDASSDNIASIVDLVASAGGEAYVTRGVSRTIIGLVGDVQRFATLDLRALPGVADVLHISAPYKLVSRENTAERSVVRVAGVPIGGDHMTVIAGPCAVETPEQTLEAALMARRAGASLLRGGAYKPRTSPYAFQGLGEAGLKILSDVRDETGLPVVTEVVDASDVELVASYADMLQIGTRNMQNFALLQAAGEAGKPVLLKRGMSATIEEWLMAAEYIAQRGNLDIVLCERGIRTFEKATRNTLDISAVPVAQSLSHLPVIVDPSHSGGKRDLVLPLSRAAIAVGADGIIVDVHPAPETALCDGPQALTEADLDALAHLVDTLPALVGRTLTAVPQTAALGV, encoded by the coding sequence ATGGTCATCGTGATGGCGCCCGACGCCTCTTCCGACAACATCGCCTCGATCGTGGACCTCGTCGCCTCGGCCGGCGGCGAGGCCTACGTGACCCGGGGCGTGAGCCGAACCATCATCGGGCTCGTGGGCGATGTCCAGCGGTTCGCGACCCTGGACCTGCGCGCCCTGCCGGGGGTGGCCGACGTGCTGCACATCTCCGCCCCCTACAAACTGGTCAGCCGGGAGAACACCGCGGAGCGGTCGGTGGTGCGCGTGGCGGGCGTGCCGATCGGCGGCGACCACATGACGGTGATCGCCGGACCGTGCGCGGTGGAGACCCCCGAGCAGACCCTGGAGGCGGCGCTGATGGCCAGGCGCGCGGGCGCCTCGCTGCTGCGCGGCGGCGCCTACAAGCCGCGCACCTCCCCCTACGCGTTCCAGGGTCTGGGCGAGGCGGGGCTGAAGATCCTGTCGGACGTGCGCGACGAGACGGGGCTGCCCGTCGTGACCGAGGTGGTGGACGCCTCCGACGTGGAGCTGGTCGCCTCCTACGCGGACATGCTCCAGATCGGCACCCGCAACATGCAGAACTTCGCGCTGCTGCAGGCCGCGGGGGAGGCGGGCAAGCCGGTGCTGCTCAAGCGCGGGATGAGCGCCACCATCGAGGAGTGGCTGATGGCGGCCGAGTACATCGCCCAGCGCGGCAACCTGGACATCGTGCTGTGCGAGCGCGGTATCCGCACCTTCGAGAAGGCCACCCGCAACACCCTCGACATCAGCGCGGTCCCGGTGGCGCAGTCCCTGTCGCACCTTCCGGTGATCGTGGACCCGTCGCATTCGGGCGGCAAGCGGGACCTGGTGCTGCCGCTGTCGCGCGCGGCGATCGCGGTGGGCGCCGACGGCATCATCGTCGACGTGCACCCCGCCCCGGAGACGGCGCTGTGCGACGGGCCGCAGGCGCTGACCGAGGCCGACCTGGACGCGTTGGCGCACCTGGTGGACACGCTTCCCGCGCTGGTGGGCCGCACGCTCACCGCTGTTCCCCAGACCGCCGCGCTCGGCGTCTGA